From the genome of Vibrio porteresiae DSM 19223, one region includes:
- a CDS encoding helix-turn-helix transcriptional regulator, whose translation MTYQQSMYTFQAPCMSTPPAKQPDVQASYDQDKYPDSNEQLMCHQEVLDLFGVKRGAIIQWRKNRGFPEPITSCPLRWLRKAVFDWMNSAGGCKE comes from the coding sequence ATGACCTATCAGCAATCAATGTACACTTTCCAAGCTCCCTGCATGTCAACTCCACCAGCTAAACAGCCAGATGTGCAGGCTTCATATGACCAAGATAAATACCCAGATTCAAATGAACAGCTCATGTGCCATCAGGAAGTATTGGACCTATTTGGCGTTAAGCGCGGCGCAATCATTCAATGGCGTAAAAATCGCGGGTTCCCAGAGCCGATTACAAGCTGCCCTCTTCGATGGTTAAGAAAGGCGGTTTTTGATTGGATGAATTCAGCCGGCGGATGTAAGGAGTGA
- the purT gene encoding formate-dependent phosphoribosylglycinamide formyltransferase: protein MLGTATRANATRVLLLGSGELGKEVAIECQRLGLEVIACDRYADAPAMQVAHRSYVFNMLDGEELQKVIEAEKPHFVVPEVEAIATAKLVELEAQGLNVVPTANATRLTMNREGIRRLAAEELSLPTSPYRFADNYEDFAAAVTEVGIPCVCKPVMSSSGKGQSVIKTEADIDKAWQYAQEGGRTGAGRVIVEGFIDFDYEITLLTVRAVDGVHFCAPIGHRQEDGDYRESWQPQVMSENALKAAEYVAEQVVNALGGYGLFGVELFVKGDKVIFNEVSPRPHDTGLVTLVSQDMSEFALHVRAFTRMPVGKITQYGPCASAAILGQGTSQNIAYSGLEEALAMPQTQIRLFAKPEINGRRRLGVALARAKDTQKAVDAAIACAKAVKIEY, encoded by the coding sequence ATGTTGGGGACTGCAACCCGAGCTAATGCTACTCGTGTTTTACTTCTTGGTTCTGGTGAGCTAGGCAAAGAAGTGGCGATTGAATGTCAACGCCTAGGCCTAGAAGTGATTGCCTGTGACCGATACGCTGATGCGCCTGCTATGCAAGTGGCACATCGCAGCTATGTGTTCAATATGCTTGATGGCGAAGAGCTACAAAAAGTCATTGAAGCAGAAAAGCCACACTTTGTGGTCCCAGAAGTTGAAGCCATTGCCACCGCTAAGTTGGTTGAATTGGAAGCACAAGGTTTAAACGTTGTTCCTACCGCTAACGCGACACGTTTAACCATGAACCGTGAAGGTATTCGTCGCCTAGCAGCAGAAGAGCTGTCTCTTCCAACGTCACCTTACCGTTTCGCAGACAACTACGAAGATTTCGCAGCGGCTGTCACTGAAGTGGGTATCCCTTGCGTGTGTAAGCCAGTAATGAGTTCATCAGGCAAAGGCCAAAGCGTTATTAAGACTGAAGCCGACATCGACAAAGCGTGGCAATACGCTCAAGAAGGCGGTCGCACTGGCGCTGGTCGTGTAATTGTGGAAGGCTTTATCGACTTCGATTACGAAATTACCCTGCTGACCGTTCGTGCTGTTGATGGCGTTCACTTCTGCGCACCTATCGGCCATCGTCAAGAAGACGGTGACTATCGTGAATCATGGCAGCCACAAGTGATGTCTGAAAACGCGCTAAAAGCAGCTGAATACGTTGCAGAACAAGTGGTTAATGCCCTTGGTGGTTACGGCCTATTTGGTGTTGAGCTGTTCGTTAAAGGCGACAAAGTGATCTTCAATGAAGTGTCACCTCGTCCACACGATACCGGCTTAGTAACACTGGTTTCTCAAGACATGTCTGAGTTTGCGTTGCACGTACGTGCCTTCACTCGTATGCCTGTAGGTAAAATTACCCAATACGGTCCTTGTGCATCTGCCGCCATTCTTGGTCAAGGCACCTCACAAAACATCGCTTACAGTGGTTTAGAAGAAGCGCTAGCAATGCCACAAACGCAAATTCGCCTATTCGCAAAACCAGAAATCAATGGTCGTCGCCGTCTAGGTGTTGCTCTGGCTCGTGCTAAAGACACGCAAAAAGCAGTTGATGCTGCGATTGCCTGTGCAAAAGCAGTTAAAATCGAATACTGA
- a CDS encoding methyl-accepting chemotaxis protein — protein sequence MAQQTSQQTVEIAIDGASTLHQAVDVASNITKDVGKASGLMQQLAAQSQQITQIVTTISKIADQTNLLALNAAIEAARAGEYGRGFAVVADEVRTLASNTSKATDEIGTIVKRNTELTQNSEETMESIQRRVEECNDQLHRTQELIDAIKSGAENIAETVSALKSDVER from the coding sequence ATGGCACAGCAGACGTCGCAACAAACCGTTGAGATTGCGATTGATGGCGCAAGTACATTACATCAAGCAGTAGACGTGGCGAGCAACATTACCAAGGATGTTGGCAAGGCGAGTGGCTTGATGCAGCAGTTGGCGGCACAGTCGCAGCAGATCACCCAAATCGTAACCACCATTTCGAAAATTGCCGATCAAACCAATCTATTGGCATTGAATGCAGCGATAGAAGCGGCTCGCGCAGGGGAATATGGTCGCGGATTTGCTGTGGTAGCCGATGAAGTGCGCACTCTGGCGTCCAATACGTCAAAAGCAACCGACGAAATTGGCACGATTGTAAAACGCAATACTGAATTAACTCAGAATTCAGAAGAGACGATGGAATCGATTCAACGCCGTGTTGAAGAGTGTAATGACCAATTGCATCGTACTCAGGAGTTAATCGATGCCATCAAATCGGGGGCCGAGAATATCGCTGAGACAGTCAGTGCTCTGAAATCCGATGTGGAACGCTAG
- a CDS encoding CidB/LrgB family autolysis modulator, whose translation MWLVLTLVVFFICRWIATKIHSPIANPLLMSIVALIVILMVFGIDFDTYYADNVYISDLLAPAVVALAFPLYEQLPQIRANWRIIMLACTVGSLMSMITASFIAVVMGTNLTLIASLMAKSVTTPIAMEVARNLGGEPSIAAIVVVLVGLFGAILGYPIFKLLNITHPIARGLTMGSVSHALGTATCAERDGQEGAFSSLALVLCGIITSILAPIVFTAVLWLHHIVVG comes from the coding sequence ATGTGGCTCGTACTTACCTTAGTGGTCTTTTTTATCTGTCGCTGGATTGCGACAAAAATTCATTCACCCATCGCTAACCCGCTGTTAATGAGTATCGTGGCGTTAATCGTTATTTTGATGGTATTTGGTATCGACTTTGACACCTACTACGCCGATAACGTCTACATTAGTGACTTGCTTGCTCCTGCCGTGGTCGCCCTTGCATTTCCGCTCTACGAGCAGTTACCGCAAATTCGCGCTAATTGGCGCATTATCATGCTGGCTTGTACCGTTGGTAGCTTAATGTCGATGATAACGGCGAGTTTTATTGCGGTGGTGATGGGGACGAACTTGACCCTGATTGCCTCTCTTATGGCAAAATCGGTGACCACGCCAATTGCGATGGAAGTTGCCCGTAACTTAGGTGGCGAACCCTCTATCGCAGCGATTGTCGTGGTGTTGGTGGGTTTGTTTGGGGCGATTTTGGGGTATCCAATTTTTAAACTACTGAATATCACCCACCCCATTGCACGCGGCTTAACCATGGGGTCAGTCTCTCACGCGTTGGGCACCGCAACCTGCGCTGAACGTGACGGCCAAGAAGGTGCATTCAGCTCACTCGCGCTTGTGCTCTGCGGGATTATCACCTCAATATTGGCACCGATTGTCTTTACTGCTGTTCTTTGGCTACATCATATTGTGGTTGGCTAA
- the cdd gene encoding cytidine deaminase: MKGRIQEALNSLPPQIAEYLTPIVLAHDFDATISAEQFSQLIEISGYQDADLRVCLLPLAAAYAYVPISNFYVGALVRGLSGRLYFGANMEFSGAQLGQTIHAEQAGISHAWTKGEQGIVDVTVNHTPCGHCRQFMNELTTAKTLKIQLPQRVGQTLQHYLPESFGPADLDITTLLMGKIDHGYTSDSDSELVQLGVQALNRSHAPYTQNFSGVALATSTGNSYSGAYAENAAFNPSLPPLQVALVQLRMGGDEFSTMTHAALAEMATASISHLACTQSTLEAINPDIELEYVALSS, from the coding sequence ATGAAAGGCCGTATTCAGGAGGCACTGAACAGCTTACCACCGCAGATCGCTGAGTATCTGACTCCAATTGTATTAGCTCACGATTTTGACGCGACTATCTCTGCGGAACAATTCAGCCAACTTATTGAAATCTCAGGTTATCAAGACGCTGATTTGCGAGTCTGTTTACTGCCATTAGCCGCCGCTTACGCTTATGTTCCTATTTCCAATTTTTATGTGGGAGCATTGGTTCGTGGCCTAAGTGGACGCCTCTATTTTGGCGCCAATATGGAATTTTCCGGCGCGCAGCTTGGTCAAACTATCCATGCCGAACAGGCAGGTATCAGCCATGCGTGGACCAAAGGTGAACAAGGTATTGTGGATGTCACCGTGAACCACACACCTTGCGGTCACTGTCGTCAATTTATGAATGAATTGACCACCGCCAAAACACTGAAAATTCAATTGCCACAAAGAGTTGGACAAACTCTACAACACTACTTGCCTGAATCGTTTGGCCCAGCGGATCTCGACATCACCACGCTACTCATGGGTAAGATCGATCACGGTTATACCAGCGACAGTGACAGTGAACTGGTCCAGTTAGGCGTTCAAGCATTAAATCGCAGCCATGCTCCTTACACGCAAAACTTCAGTGGCGTGGCTTTAGCAACGAGTACCGGCAACAGCTACAGCGGCGCTTATGCGGAAAACGCAGCGTTTAACCCTAGCCTACCACCACTGCAAGTGGCTCTGGTTCAGTTGCGCATGGGTGGAGATGAGTTTTCCACCATGACTCACGCTGCGTTAGCAGAAATGGCGACCGCATCGATTAGCCATCTTGCCTGCACTCAATCAACGTTAGAAGCGATTAATCCGGATATTGAGCTTGAGTACGTAGCACTCTCCTCATAA
- a CDS encoding SNF2-related protein gives MTNYYGNLSRVDGAWLLSEIKPHVSLRLKKLFPRISTYQSPPFSLNDTPDTAADLVWFMSRYPLNINIVDKGYLFGQNHLYLETQAANEAILNPDYKPKERIGFRTGKLMRIYQRIAVDFVESVKSVLILDEIGLGKTIEGLGIATIPGALPLVIVVQPHLQQQWYEKALEFLEAEVHKVNGNKPYSLPPADIYIMKYNQLSPWVDVLTQGWVRAIAFDEIQELRRGRDSAKGAAAAAICQSIEYKIGLTASLVYNYGIESFNIASIIRPGILGTRDEFLREWCSDRSDKGIVKDPSALGAYLREQSMVIRRTKQDVGQQAKQLTPHLEWVEHNAKAVSDLEDLTKQLAMKTFSANFSEAGQASREFDLRMRQMTGVAKAKQVAAYVRMFASSGEPVLLYGWHREVYDIWMKELHDLNPVMFTGSESATKKEQAKQSFINGESKVLIMSLGSGAGIDGLQHVCSTVIFGEFAWSSEIHRQCVGRIDRDGQKKEVFTFYVATDFGSDPEIIDVLGLKADQSKGIMNPYQGGEIAKQTDSNRIKKLAASYLKAQGIEPPRKTHENGTSPTLKDMSDLTSLLSTTSFSVTDEKETQSQIEHLLQRSGIKFEKEHRLDSGIVDFFLPDTGLAIEVKANKQWNKLEVFRQCERYCSEDKVKGLILATAKIQGLPDMISGKPAKVFQLSIGSL, from the coding sequence ATGACAAATTACTATGGAAACTTATCCAGAGTTGATGGCGCGTGGTTATTATCTGAGATTAAACCTCACGTATCACTTCGGTTAAAAAAACTTTTCCCTCGAATCAGCACATATCAATCACCTCCTTTCTCTCTCAATGATACACCAGATACTGCAGCTGACTTGGTTTGGTTTATGTCTCGTTACCCATTAAATATAAATATTGTTGATAAAGGTTACTTATTCGGGCAAAACCATTTATATCTGGAAACGCAAGCAGCCAATGAGGCCATTCTAAATCCGGACTACAAACCTAAGGAGCGAATCGGTTTTCGCACTGGGAAATTGATGCGTATATATCAGCGCATCGCTGTTGATTTTGTCGAATCAGTAAAGTCAGTTTTAATTCTTGATGAAATAGGACTGGGGAAAACGATTGAAGGTCTGGGTATAGCAACGATACCTGGCGCTTTACCATTGGTTATTGTTGTCCAGCCACATTTACAGCAACAATGGTACGAAAAGGCATTAGAATTTCTAGAAGCGGAAGTTCACAAGGTGAATGGCAATAAGCCATATAGCCTACCACCAGCTGATATCTACATCATGAAATATAACCAGCTTTCCCCTTGGGTTGATGTTCTCACTCAGGGATGGGTAAGAGCTATTGCATTTGATGAAATCCAAGAACTCCGAAGAGGGAGGGACTCAGCCAAAGGAGCAGCTGCAGCAGCAATATGCCAGAGTATCGAGTATAAAATAGGTCTTACTGCGAGTCTGGTATACAACTACGGCATCGAATCTTTCAATATTGCTAGCATTATTCGCCCAGGCATCTTAGGAACAAGAGACGAGTTTCTTCGCGAATGGTGCTCAGATAGAAGTGACAAGGGGATAGTTAAAGATCCAAGCGCCCTCGGAGCCTACTTGCGTGAGCAAAGCATGGTAATTCGACGTACAAAGCAAGATGTTGGTCAGCAAGCAAAACAGCTTACTCCGCATTTGGAGTGGGTTGAACATAATGCTAAAGCCGTGTCGGATCTTGAAGATTTAACCAAGCAATTAGCCATGAAGACGTTCAGTGCCAATTTTTCAGAAGCTGGTCAAGCATCACGAGAATTTGATCTTCGTATGCGCCAAATGACTGGTGTGGCCAAAGCTAAACAGGTAGCGGCTTACGTGCGCATGTTCGCAAGCTCCGGAGAACCAGTATTACTTTATGGTTGGCACAGAGAAGTCTACGACATTTGGATGAAAGAGTTGCACGATCTAAACCCGGTCATGTTCACCGGCTCAGAATCTGCGACAAAAAAAGAGCAAGCAAAGCAAAGCTTCATTAACGGAGAAAGCAAGGTTCTAATCATGAGCCTTGGTTCTGGAGCTGGCATAGATGGACTACAACATGTTTGCTCAACAGTCATATTTGGAGAGTTTGCTTGGTCTAGTGAAATTCACCGCCAATGCGTTGGCCGGATAGATCGAGATGGGCAAAAGAAAGAGGTGTTTACCTTCTATGTTGCAACTGATTTCGGTTCTGACCCAGAAATTATTGATGTGCTAGGTCTTAAAGCTGATCAAAGCAAGGGCATAATGAATCCATATCAAGGCGGGGAAATAGCAAAACAAACTGATTCAAATCGAATTAAGAAACTGGCAGCAAGTTACCTTAAGGCGCAAGGAATAGAGCCCCCTCGAAAAACCCACGAGAATGGCACATCACCAACCCTAAAAGACATGTCTGATTTGACAAGTCTGTTATCAACAACTTCGTTTTCCGTTACGGATGAAAAAGAAACCCAAAGCCAAATAGAGCATCTACTTCAGAGAAGTGGAATTAAGTTCGAGAAAGAACACCGGCTCGATAGTGGCATTGTCGATTTTTTCCTTCCCGACACTGGGCTAGCGATCGAAGTTAAGGCAAACAAGCAATGGAATAAATTGGAGGTTTTCCGACAATGCGAACGCTACTGTAGTGAGGACAAGGTTAAAGGGCTCATTCTCGCAACCGCGAAAATTCAAGGCCTACCAGATATGATTTCAGGAAAACCAGCAAAGGTATTTCAGCTAAGCATTGGCTCTCTTTAG
- the sbcB gene encoding exodeoxyribonuclease I has protein sequence MTKNSEQPSFFFFDYETWGTSPAKDRPSQFAGIRTDADFNIIGDPLVMYCRLPADYLPGAEAALITGITPQKAMSQGVSEPEFIGRIYEELARPNTTSLGYNSIRFDDEVTRYTCYRNFFDPYEWSWKNGNSRWDLLDVLRACHALRPEGIVWPENDEGFPSFKLEHLSKANGIEHDNAHDALADVIATIEMAKRVKAAQPKLFDYFYSMRNKRKLTELVDIVNMTPLMHVSGMLGRECQYTSWIVPVAWHPTNQNAVITVDLAKDPTPLLELSAQELQTRLYTRREDLADDELPVPVKLVHLNKCPILAPAKTLTAENAKVIGINREQCLANLATLREHPAIREKLITLFSQEREFAKDDDVDTQLYDGFFSPADKAAMEIIRESNPEQLGSLDLQFSDKRIEPLLFRYRARHYPWTLSDTEQRRWANHCREYFENNIEAYMLNLENLVHEHESDAQKIAILKAVYRYVEQLAS, from the coding sequence ATTACAAAAAATAGCGAACAACCGTCATTCTTCTTCTTTGACTATGAAACATGGGGCACCAGCCCAGCCAAAGACAGACCAAGTCAGTTTGCTGGCATTCGTACCGATGCAGACTTCAATATTATTGGTGATCCACTGGTCATGTATTGTCGCCTTCCAGCCGACTATCTCCCTGGCGCTGAAGCCGCGCTGATCACCGGAATCACCCCACAAAAAGCGATGAGCCAAGGCGTATCTGAGCCTGAGTTTATCGGGCGTATTTATGAAGAGCTTGCTCGTCCTAATACCACCAGCCTAGGTTACAACAGCATTCGCTTTGATGATGAAGTCACTCGTTACACCTGTTACCGCAACTTCTTTGATCCTTACGAGTGGAGCTGGAAAAACGGCAACTCGCGTTGGGATCTACTTGATGTGCTGCGTGCTTGTCATGCTCTGCGTCCGGAAGGCATTGTTTGGCCGGAAAATGACGAAGGCTTTCCTAGCTTTAAACTGGAACACCTCTCTAAAGCCAATGGCATAGAGCACGATAATGCCCACGATGCGCTCGCCGATGTTATCGCTACTATTGAAATGGCAAAACGTGTCAAAGCGGCTCAACCTAAGTTGTTCGACTACTTTTACAGTATGCGTAACAAGCGTAAATTGACGGAGCTGGTTGATATCGTCAATATGACACCACTAATGCACGTCTCTGGAATGCTGGGGCGCGAATGCCAATACACCAGTTGGATTGTGCCCGTGGCTTGGCATCCAACCAATCAAAACGCAGTGATTACGGTGGATTTGGCCAAAGATCCGACGCCACTACTTGAGCTTTCTGCACAAGAGTTGCAGACCCGCCTGTATACGCGTAGAGAGGATCTAGCTGACGATGAGTTGCCTGTACCCGTGAAATTAGTTCACCTTAATAAATGCCCCATTTTGGCCCCTGCCAAAACGCTGACGGCGGAAAACGCCAAAGTCATCGGCATTAATCGTGAACAATGCTTGGCGAATTTGGCGACCTTGCGTGAGCATCCAGCCATTCGCGAAAAACTCATTACTCTCTTTAGCCAAGAACGTGAATTTGCTAAAGATGACGATGTAGACACACAGTTGTATGACGGTTTCTTCTCCCCAGCGGATAAAGCAGCAATGGAGATCATCCGTGAAAGCAACCCAGAACAATTGGGTTCGTTAGATTTGCAGTTCAGTGATAAACGCATTGAACCTTTGCTGTTCCGTTATCGTGCGCGTCATTATCCATGGACATTAAGCGATACAGAGCAACGTCGTTGGGCTAATCACTGCCGAGAGTATTTTGAAAACAATATTGAGGCTTATATGCTCAATTTGGAAAATTTGGTTCACGAACATGAAAGCGATGCTCAGAAAATCGCGATATTAAAAGCCGTATATCGGTATGTAGAACAACTCGCCTCTTAA
- a CDS encoding 3'-5' exoribonuclease domain-containing protein translates to MSEINDTTVFDTETCGLSDKSVILTLSAVRFNRNESKLALDRKAEFHASLSIPEQLLKQRVIEPGTMKWWDKQSEDAKSAAFFGSVIGKNKDILEKFFQFISGSQLFCRGTDFDPPKLISLCKDFDVEVPYKYNQYRDVRTYIDAFTDGNTGYLDDQSLTDDLIPHNSLHDCWRDAIQMVRARQIFIDKII, encoded by the coding sequence ATGAGTGAAATCAATGACACTACAGTATTCGACACTGAAACGTGCGGGCTTTCCGATAAATCAGTTATCCTCACATTATCCGCAGTGCGATTTAACCGAAACGAAAGCAAGCTGGCGCTAGATAGAAAAGCGGAATTCCACGCTTCCTTATCAATACCAGAACAACTCTTAAAACAGAGAGTGATAGAGCCCGGAACAATGAAATGGTGGGATAAACAAAGTGAAGACGCAAAAAGCGCCGCATTTTTTGGTTCTGTCATAGGCAAGAATAAAGACATCCTTGAGAAATTCTTCCAGTTTATCTCTGGTTCCCAGCTATTTTGTCGCGGTACTGACTTTGATCCACCAAAGCTAATTAGTTTATGCAAAGACTTTGATGTGGAAGTACCATACAAATACAACCAGTATCGTGATGTAAGGACTTACATTGATGCCTTTACCGATGGAAACACTGGCTACCTTGACGACCAATCTCTAACAGACGACCTCATTCCCCATAATAGTCTTCACGACTGCTGGCGAGATGCCATCCAAATGGTGAGAGCTCGCCAGATTTTCATTGATAAAATAATCTAG
- a CDS encoding CidA/LrgA family protein — MINTLLKYVVSFALIFICLTIGNWIQHLLGVAIPGSIFGMLLLFALLASGFAPVDWVRPGAHLFIRYMMLLFVPISVGLMNHFDMLLSNAWAILASAIGGSALVMVTLGLILDRFLNADSKRINVKADIKADTKSVKGKA; from the coding sequence ATGATAAACACACTTCTAAAATACGTGGTTTCCTTCGCCCTGATCTTTATCTGTTTGACGATCGGAAACTGGATACAACACCTGCTGGGAGTTGCGATTCCTGGCAGTATCTTTGGCATGCTCCTTCTTTTTGCTCTCTTGGCCAGCGGTTTCGCGCCCGTTGACTGGGTCCGTCCTGGAGCGCACCTTTTTATCCGCTACATGATGTTGTTATTTGTCCCTATCAGCGTAGGGCTTATGAACCACTTTGATATGCTGCTCTCCAATGCGTGGGCCATTCTGGCAAGCGCCATCGGTGGCAGTGCACTGGTCATGGTGACGTTGGGCTTAATTTTGGACCGTTTTTTAAACGCCGACAGTAAGCGCATCAATGTGAAAGCCGATATCAAAGCCGACACCAAAAGCGTTAAGGGGAAAGCATAA
- a CDS encoding tyrosine-type recombinase/integrase gives MSITDKQLKAIERLSEYSGPSELKDGNGLVAKITPKASIIFQYRCRYNGVNKRFRIGRYPFINLKQAREIHRRMLELKEEGKNPEIALTGETDFVTLQDCLDFWFENKVSTLKEGTRTLYVSVASNYFYPAFVGENVETIPAREWMRWFDDIAKKNPKTANSAFSKMRACLNFCKSKFIISGTNLSKIKQQDVGTSAQTGSRVLSLPELAKIWICIERSKAGTSTKNLHLITMLWGNRVSELRLARRAHFDMDNDIWTVPPELSKMGKPIRRPIPRQIKPMLERLMNIYDDYLFPGSSLKKPLTISAANRYIRRMRDILPLAHWRTHDFRRSISTICSELGTMPHVTEKMLGHELGGIMAVYNKHDWLAEQKEAYEKFADCLFEQVQKEI, from the coding sequence GTGAGCATTACCGATAAACAGCTAAAAGCTATTGAGCGCTTGAGCGAGTATTCTGGGCCGTCTGAACTAAAAGACGGTAACGGTCTCGTCGCTAAAATCACTCCTAAGGCGTCCATCATATTTCAGTACCGCTGTCGATACAATGGCGTAAATAAGCGTTTTCGCATTGGGCGATATCCTTTCATAAATTTAAAGCAAGCAAGAGAAATTCACAGAAGGATGCTTGAGCTTAAAGAAGAGGGTAAAAATCCAGAAATAGCGTTAACAGGTGAAACCGATTTTGTGACGTTGCAGGATTGTTTAGACTTTTGGTTTGAAAATAAAGTGTCAACTTTGAAAGAAGGGACAAGGACTCTTTATGTTTCTGTGGCCAGTAATTATTTTTATCCTGCCTTTGTTGGTGAAAATGTGGAAACAATACCAGCTAGGGAGTGGATGCGGTGGTTTGACGATATAGCTAAAAAGAACCCAAAGACAGCAAACTCTGCATTTTCAAAGATGAGAGCGTGCCTTAATTTCTGTAAATCTAAGTTTATTATATCGGGCACTAACCTTTCCAAAATTAAACAACAGGATGTTGGAACTAGTGCTCAAACTGGATCTAGAGTGTTGAGTTTGCCTGAGTTGGCGAAGATATGGATTTGTATCGAAAGGAGTAAGGCGGGCACATCGACCAAGAACCTTCACTTGATCACTATGCTGTGGGGGAATCGCGTTTCTGAGTTGCGTCTAGCGAGAAGGGCACACTTTGACATGGATAATGATATTTGGACTGTCCCACCCGAGCTAAGCAAGATGGGAAAGCCAATCAGAAGACCTATTCCAAGGCAAATTAAGCCCATGCTGGAACGACTCATGAATATCTATGATGACTATCTATTCCCTGGTAGTTCATTGAAGAAGCCTTTAACAATTTCCGCAGCCAATCGGTACATTAGGCGAATGAGGGATATTTTGCCTCTTGCGCACTGGAGGACACATGACTTTCGACGGAGTATTTCAACGATATGCTCCGAGCTGGGAACAATGCCTCATGTTACTGAGAAAATGCTTGGTCATGAGCTTGGTGGAATTATGGCTGTGTACAATAAGCACGATTGGCTAGCGGAACAGAAAGAGGCTTACGAAAAATTCGCAGACTGCCTTTTTGAGCAAGTGCAGAAAGAAATCTAG